The following are encoded together in the Mumia sp. Pv4-285 genome:
- a CDS encoding acyl-CoA dehydrogenase family protein gives MTTAPRLSPTDLASLDSLLTEDEKSVRSSVRQLCTDRIDPFVAEWFEAGTIPGIRDLAKELGSLGVLGMHLEGYGCAGMTATEYGVACLELESTDSGIRSLVSVQGSLAMFAIWKWGSEEHKQQWLPAMAEGSAIGCFGLTEPDHGSDPGSMLTRARRQGDDWILDGRKMWITNSPVADVAVVWAQTDDGVRGFVVPTNTPGFSAPEIKHKLSLRASITGEIVLDSVRLPDSAAFPEVRGLKGPLACLNEARYGIVWGAMGAARSSLEAALSYATERTQFGRPIGGFQLTQQKLADMSLEYTKGMLLAIHLGRMKDAGTLRPEQVSLGKLNNVREALEICRTARTILAANGISLEYPVIRHMNNLESVLTYEGTVEMHTLVIGQALTGIPAFR, from the coding sequence ATGACCACCGCCCCACGCCTCTCGCCGACGGACCTCGCGTCGCTGGACAGCTTGCTGACCGAGGATGAGAAGTCCGTCCGCTCCTCCGTGCGACAGCTGTGCACCGATCGCATCGACCCGTTCGTCGCTGAGTGGTTCGAGGCCGGCACGATCCCCGGGATACGCGACCTCGCCAAGGAGCTCGGGTCGCTCGGTGTCCTCGGGATGCATCTCGAGGGCTACGGGTGTGCCGGAATGACGGCCACGGAGTACGGCGTCGCCTGCCTCGAGCTGGAGTCCACCGACTCGGGCATCCGCTCGCTCGTCTCGGTCCAGGGCTCGCTCGCGATGTTCGCGATCTGGAAGTGGGGAAGCGAGGAGCACAAGCAGCAGTGGCTCCCGGCGATGGCCGAGGGATCCGCGATCGGGTGCTTCGGCCTCACGGAGCCCGACCACGGTTCCGACCCGGGCTCGATGCTCACCCGCGCCCGCCGACAGGGCGACGACTGGATCCTCGACGGTCGCAAGATGTGGATCACGAACTCCCCGGTCGCCGACGTCGCAGTCGTGTGGGCCCAGACCGACGACGGTGTTCGCGGGTTCGTGGTGCCGACGAACACCCCCGGCTTCTCCGCACCCGAGATCAAGCACAAGCTCTCGCTGCGTGCCTCGATCACCGGAGAGATCGTGCTCGACTCCGTCCGGCTCCCCGACTCGGCGGCGTTCCCCGAGGTGCGCGGTCTCAAGGGCCCGTTGGCGTGCCTCAACGAGGCTCGCTACGGAATCGTCTGGGGTGCGATGGGTGCAGCGCGCAGCTCTCTCGAAGCGGCGCTGTCCTACGCGACCGAGCGGACCCAGTTCGGCAGACCCATCGGTGGCTTCCAGCTGACGCAGCAGAAGCTGGCCGACATGTCGCTGGAGTACACCAAGGGCATGCTGCTGGCGATACATCTCGGCCGGATGAAGGACGCGGGGACGCTCCGCCCCGAGCAGGTCAGCCTCGGTAAGCTCAACAACGTGCGCGAGGCGCTCGAGATCTGCCGAACGGCACGTACGATCCTCGCCGCGAACGGGATCTCCCTCGAGTACCCCGTGATCCGCCACATGAACAACCTGGAGTCGGTGCTCACCTACGAGGGCACGGTCGAGATGCACACGCTCGTCATCGGGCAGGCACTCACCGGGATCCCGGCCTTCCGGTGA
- a CDS encoding aldehyde dehydrogenase family protein: MTATVSFRPTTGERAGSVRDSLPGEVSDIVERASSAAPEVAATSPRERQLWLEAIAESLLDHRDELVRLADCETALGQERLTGELTRAAAQLRFYAEVAVEGSYLDLTTDSPTATTPALVRINQPLGPVAVFGASNFPFGFGVLGNDTASALAAGCPVVAKAHPAHVLLCARLGDLARDALATAGAPAGTFGQVVGFDAGVQLVTEPAIRAVGFTGSQAGGTALWRLANERDVVIPVFAEMGTVNPAVMTPASTARTSEVAAGFVASFTLGSGQFCTKPGLLLAPAGHGVAAEVGRALAAAAPSATMLTRGIAEAASTGVDALVEGGAEVVARTGRSDKGWSADTVVLAAPSTALHVGSRLLEECFGPVAVVVEYASVDEAVLALGQLQGSLTATVVTDGTGTDPHAALLISTVARNAGRVTVDDWPTGVAWTWAQQHGGPWPATSAPGSTSVGAAALDRFVRPVSYQSTPDPWLPEPARAADPWRLPRRVDGRLELA; the protein is encoded by the coding sequence GTGACCGCCACCGTCAGCTTCAGGCCGACGACCGGCGAGCGGGCCGGCTCCGTCCGAGACAGCCTTCCCGGCGAGGTCTCCGACATCGTCGAGCGAGCCTCATCGGCCGCGCCCGAGGTGGCGGCGACGTCTCCGCGCGAGCGGCAGCTCTGGCTCGAGGCGATCGCTGAGTCCCTGCTCGACCATCGTGACGAGCTCGTACGGCTGGCCGACTGCGAGACGGCGCTGGGCCAGGAACGGCTCACAGGCGAGCTGACGCGCGCCGCAGCGCAGCTGCGCTTCTACGCCGAGGTCGCCGTCGAGGGGTCGTACCTCGACCTGACGACGGACTCTCCGACCGCGACGACGCCCGCGCTCGTCCGCATCAACCAACCCCTGGGACCGGTGGCGGTGTTCGGTGCGAGCAACTTCCCGTTCGGCTTCGGGGTGCTCGGCAACGACACCGCCTCGGCGCTCGCGGCGGGTTGCCCGGTGGTGGCGAAGGCACACCCGGCGCACGTGCTGCTGTGTGCTCGGTTGGGTGACCTCGCCCGAGACGCTCTCGCCACTGCGGGCGCTCCGGCGGGCACCTTCGGTCAGGTCGTCGGGTTCGACGCGGGGGTCCAGCTGGTGACGGAGCCGGCGATCCGAGCCGTCGGCTTCACCGGCTCTCAGGCCGGCGGGACGGCACTCTGGCGGCTCGCCAACGAGCGCGACGTCGTCATCCCGGTCTTCGCCGAGATGGGGACGGTGAACCCAGCGGTGATGACGCCTGCGTCGACTGCTCGCACGAGCGAGGTCGCGGCCGGTTTCGTCGCCTCCTTCACACTCGGCTCCGGGCAGTTCTGCACCAAGCCCGGGCTGCTGCTCGCGCCCGCGGGTCACGGCGTGGCGGCGGAGGTCGGGCGCGCGCTCGCGGCGGCCGCCCCGTCCGCGACCATGCTGACGCGAGGGATCGCCGAGGCGGCTTCGACCGGCGTCGACGCGCTCGTCGAGGGCGGAGCGGAGGTGGTCGCCCGCACCGGACGGAGCGACAAGGGCTGGTCGGCCGACACGGTGGTTCTGGCCGCTCCGAGCACCGCGCTCCATGTCGGCAGCCGACTGCTGGAGGAGTGCTTCGGGCCGGTCGCCGTCGTCGTCGAGTACGCCTCCGTCGACGAGGCCGTCCTCGCGCTCGGCCAGCTGCAGGGCAGCCTCACGGCGACCGTCGTCACCGACGGCACCGGCACCGATCCGCACGCCGCTCTCCTGATCTCGACCGTCGCACGCAACGCCGGTCGGGTGACGGTGGACGACTGGCCCACCGGAGTCGCGTGGACCTGGGCGCAGCAGCACGGCGGGCCGTGGCCTGCCACCTCTGCGCCGGGCAGCACCTCCGTCGGAGCCGCCGCGCTCGACCGGTTCGTCCGGCCGGTGAGCTACCAGTCGACCCCTGACCCGTGGCTTCCGGAACCCGCTCGCGCGGCCGACCCGTGGCGGTTGCCGCGACGGGTCGACGGCAGGCTCGAGCTCGCATGA
- a CDS encoding CaiB/BaiF CoA transferase family protein, translated as MTLPLDGVLVADFSRVLAGPLATATLADLGATVVKVERPGSGDDTRSWGPPWVGEEGDTASYFHAANRSKRSVTLDLADPGDRDLAQRLAVRADVLVENFKSGVLAKHGLGYEQVATANPGIVYCSVTGFGSTGGAELPGYDFLVQAVGGLMSITGQADADPTKVGVAVVDVLTSKDATIGILAALRARDLTGHGQHVEVNLLSSLLGSLANQASSYLLTGTAPGRMGNAHPSIAPYELLRCRDAELAVACGNDGQFQRLAEAIGAPDLSCDARFATNAARVENRPRLRVELEARLTTAPVDHWVQALTLVGVPAGKVGDLGDAIALAERLGLAPTVEVGANAPAQVRHPITYSRTPVTGYLPPPRLGQHDDEVRRWLTDPTKENLS; from the coding sequence ATGACGCTGCCGCTCGACGGCGTCCTGGTCGCCGACTTCTCCCGCGTCCTCGCCGGACCCTTGGCGACGGCGACGTTGGCCGACCTCGGCGCCACCGTCGTGAAGGTGGAGCGGCCCGGCTCCGGCGACGACACCCGTTCCTGGGGACCGCCGTGGGTGGGTGAGGAGGGGGACACCGCCTCGTACTTCCATGCGGCCAACCGCTCCAAGCGCTCGGTGACGCTCGACCTCGCTGACCCCGGAGACCGGGATCTCGCTCAGCGGCTGGCGGTGCGGGCGGACGTGCTCGTCGAGAACTTCAAGTCCGGCGTTCTGGCCAAGCACGGCCTGGGGTACGAGCAGGTCGCCACCGCGAACCCGGGCATCGTGTACTGCTCCGTGACTGGGTTCGGCTCCACCGGCGGGGCTGAGCTCCCCGGCTACGACTTCCTCGTCCAGGCGGTCGGGGGCCTGATGAGCATCACAGGTCAGGCCGACGCCGACCCGACGAAGGTCGGCGTCGCTGTGGTCGACGTGCTCACGTCGAAGGACGCCACGATCGGGATCCTTGCCGCGCTGCGGGCACGAGACCTCACCGGCCATGGCCAGCACGTCGAGGTGAACCTGCTCTCGAGCCTGCTCGGGTCGCTGGCAAACCAGGCGAGCTCGTACCTCCTCACGGGGACGGCGCCCGGCAGGATGGGCAACGCCCACCCGTCGATCGCGCCGTACGAGCTGCTGCGATGCCGCGACGCCGAGCTTGCGGTCGCCTGCGGCAACGACGGCCAGTTCCAGCGGCTGGCGGAGGCGATCGGTGCCCCCGACCTGAGCTGCGACGCCCGTTTCGCCACCAACGCGGCACGAGTCGAGAACAGGCCGCGGCTGAGGGTCGAGCTCGAGGCACGGCTGACGACCGCTCCCGTCGACCACTGGGTTCAGGCGTTGACCCTGGTCGGCGTCCCCGCGGGGAAGGTCGGCGACCTCGGAGACGCCATCGCGCTGGCTGAACGGCTGGGCCTCGCGCCCACCGTGGAAGTCGGCGCGAATGCCCCGGCCCAGGTCCGGCACCCCATCACGTACTCACGCACTCCTGTCACCGGCTACCTCCCCCCACCACGCCTGGGGCAGCACGACGACGAGGTTCGCCGCTGGCTGACCGACCCCACGAAGGAGAACCTGTCATGA
- a CDS encoding thiamine pyrophosphate-binding protein: MTTYQAELARRLSEHEVDVVYGLIGDANLFFVDHWVREIGGRYVGAVHEANAVMMAAGHARATGVVGVATVTHGPGLTNVVTALVECAKSSIPVLVIAGRTSDLRRHAPQKIVQRPLVEATGAGFESARAADTLEADLSHALRRAGAERRPIVLEVPIDMMGQEVSASSGAVAPPLTLPPSTPDPDSIDAALGIVMSARRPIVLAGQGALHAREPLVRLAAKLGAPLACTAQAKDLFAGEPAYLGIFGTLATTAAQDVIADSDCVLAFGASITPETSDKGGLLAGRTLVQCDEDAAAIGRFVRPDAAIVADASATAKELVRWLDEAEVEPSGFAARAEARLAEPLRRVAAPGRPGTVDLQDVFRHLNDVLPSERTVVVDVGRFALHALRVLTAPDARSWMWAGAGFASIGLATGMAIGAAAARPGRPTVLVAGDGGFALGGLNEFTTAVQHELDLICVVANDGSYGAEHIQFTGRGLDPALSLLTWPDFAAVATAMGGEGVTISTSEELSAVGDTIARRTRPLLIDVRLDPDRVTSFA, translated from the coding sequence GTGACGACCTACCAGGCGGAGCTCGCGCGTCGGCTGAGCGAGCACGAGGTCGATGTCGTCTACGGCCTGATCGGCGACGCCAATCTCTTCTTCGTCGACCACTGGGTGCGGGAGATCGGCGGTCGCTACGTCGGCGCGGTGCACGAGGCGAACGCGGTCATGATGGCCGCCGGTCACGCGCGCGCGACGGGTGTGGTCGGCGTCGCGACGGTGACACACGGCCCAGGGCTGACCAATGTGGTCACTGCACTGGTCGAGTGCGCCAAGAGCTCGATCCCCGTGCTGGTGATCGCCGGTCGGACCTCGGACCTTCGCCGTCACGCTCCGCAGAAGATCGTCCAGCGTCCGCTCGTCGAGGCGACCGGCGCGGGGTTCGAGTCGGCCCGCGCCGCCGACACGCTCGAGGCCGACCTCTCTCACGCGCTCCGGCGAGCGGGGGCCGAACGACGCCCGATCGTGCTCGAGGTGCCGATCGACATGATGGGACAGGAGGTCTCGGCGTCGAGCGGCGCCGTCGCTCCCCCGCTGACTCTCCCGCCGAGCACGCCGGATCCGGACTCCATCGATGCCGCGCTCGGGATCGTGATGTCCGCCCGTCGGCCGATCGTCCTGGCCGGACAGGGGGCCCTCCACGCGCGAGAACCGCTCGTCCGGCTGGCCGCGAAGCTCGGGGCGCCGCTGGCCTGCACCGCCCAGGCGAAGGACCTCTTCGCTGGAGAGCCCGCCTACCTCGGGATCTTCGGCACGCTGGCCACGACGGCGGCTCAGGACGTCATCGCCGACAGTGACTGCGTCCTTGCGTTCGGCGCGTCCATCACCCCGGAGACCTCCGACAAGGGCGGCCTGCTCGCCGGCAGGACGTTGGTCCAGTGCGACGAGGACGCGGCAGCGATCGGGCGGTTCGTCCGTCCTGACGCCGCCATCGTCGCCGACGCCTCCGCGACCGCGAAGGAGCTCGTCCGGTGGTTGGACGAGGCGGAGGTCGAGCCGTCGGGCTTCGCCGCGCGTGCCGAGGCCCGGCTCGCCGAACCGCTGCGCCGCGTCGCCGCACCCGGTCGACCAGGGACGGTCGACCTCCAGGACGTGTTCCGACACCTCAACGACGTCCTGCCGAGCGAGCGGACGGTCGTCGTCGACGTCGGTCGGTTCGCGCTTCACGCGCTGCGCGTCCTGACAGCACCCGACGCCCGTTCCTGGATGTGGGCGGGCGCCGGATTCGCGTCGATCGGGCTCGCCACCGGCATGGCGATCGGTGCCGCAGCGGCTCGGCCCGGCCGCCCCACTGTGCTCGTGGCCGGCGACGGCGGGTTCGCGCTCGGTGGCCTCAACGAGTTCACGACGGCAGTCCAGCATGAGCTGGACCTGATCTGCGTCGTGGCGAACGACGGGTCGTACGGAGCGGAGCACATCCAGTTCACCGGTCGCGGACTGGATCCCGCGCTGTCCCTGCTCACGTGGCCCGACTTCGCGGCGGTCGCCACCGCGATGGGCGGCGAGGGTGTCACGATCAGCACGTCGGAGGAGCTGAGCGCCGTCGGCGACACCATCGCACGTCGTACGCGCCCGCTCCTGATCGATGTGCGTCTCGACCCCGACCGCGTGACGTCGTTCGCGTAG